A region from the Kribbella shirazensis genome encodes:
- the trxB gene encoding thioredoxin-disulfide reductase: MSDSTTVRNVIIVGSGPAGYTAAVYAARAALEPLVFEGSVTAGGALMNTTEVENFPGFSQGIMGPALMDEMRTQAERFGAELVPDDVIKVDLTGEIKVVTDSAGTEHRAKAVILAMGSGYRKLGLSDEDRLSGHGVSWCATCDGFFFRDHEIAVVGGGDSAVEEATFLTKFAKKVHLVHRRDELRASKIMADRAYANDKIEFQWNSEVGEIHGEDKLTHLTLKDTVTGETRELPATGLFIAIGHDPRSELVKGQVELDAEGYVLVRPDSTETNLPGVFAAGDLVDHTYRQAITAAGTGCAAALDAERYLATLEDAATAAAAAATTQPVSV, encoded by the coding sequence ATGAGCGACTCCACCACAGTCCGCAACGTCATCATCGTCGGCTCCGGCCCGGCCGGTTACACCGCCGCCGTGTACGCCGCCCGTGCGGCGCTGGAGCCGCTGGTGTTCGAAGGCTCGGTCACCGCCGGCGGCGCGCTGATGAACACCACCGAGGTGGAGAACTTCCCCGGGTTCTCGCAGGGCATCATGGGCCCGGCGCTGATGGACGAGATGCGCACCCAGGCCGAGCGGTTCGGCGCCGAACTGGTGCCCGACGACGTGATCAAGGTCGACCTGACCGGCGAGATCAAGGTCGTCACCGACTCCGCCGGCACCGAGCACCGCGCCAAGGCCGTCATCCTGGCGATGGGTTCGGGCTACCGCAAGCTCGGGCTGTCCGACGAGGACCGGCTGTCCGGTCACGGCGTGTCCTGGTGTGCGACCTGTGACGGCTTCTTCTTCCGCGACCACGAGATCGCGGTCGTCGGCGGCGGCGACTCCGCCGTCGAGGAGGCCACCTTCCTGACCAAGTTCGCGAAGAAGGTGCACCTGGTGCACCGCCGTGACGAGCTGCGGGCCTCGAAGATCATGGCCGACCGCGCGTACGCCAACGACAAGATCGAGTTCCAGTGGAACTCCGAGGTCGGCGAGATCCACGGCGAGGACAAGCTCACCCACCTGACGCTGAAGGACACCGTGACCGGCGAGACCCGCGAGCTGCCGGCCACCGGCCTGTTCATCGCGATCGGCCACGACCCTCGCTCGGAACTGGTCAAGGGCCAGGTCGAGCTCGACGCCGAAGGCTACGTGCTGGTCAGGCCGGACAGCACCGAGACCAACCTGCCCGGCGTGTTCGCCGCCGGTGACCTGGTGGACCACACCTACCGGCAGGCCATCACCGCCGCCGGCACCGGCTGTGCGGCCGCCCTGGACGCCGAGCGTTACCTGGCCACCCTCGAGGACGCGGCCACCGCCGCGGCCGCGGCGGCCACCACCCAGCCGGTTTCCGTCTGA
- the sigM gene encoding RNA polymerase sigma factor SigM → MTAHVDSGSPPPRPDVPRIGADEPVAGAAQGHGPASYDQLDDHELLRMHVAGNPDSFGFLVKRHRDRMWAVAIRTLGEPEEAADALQEAFISAFRRADSFRGDAKVTTWLHRIVVNACLDRIRRRQVRAADPLPEDEDRAAELAGPAEDDPAEVRERRMDVLHALKQINEDQRAALVLVDMEGYSIEEAAAILDCAPGTVKSRCARGRAKLLPLLRHWQTSRESDVPDKSAAEAVGTE, encoded by the coding sequence ATGACCGCTCACGTGGACTCGGGCAGCCCGCCGCCCAGGCCGGACGTCCCGCGCATCGGCGCGGACGAACCGGTGGCTGGTGCTGCCCAGGGCCACGGGCCGGCGAGCTACGACCAACTGGACGACCACGAGTTGCTGCGGATGCACGTGGCCGGCAACCCGGACTCGTTCGGATTCCTGGTCAAGCGGCACCGGGACCGGATGTGGGCGGTCGCGATCCGCACCCTCGGTGAGCCCGAGGAGGCCGCCGACGCGCTCCAGGAGGCGTTCATCTCGGCGTTCCGCCGCGCGGACTCGTTCCGCGGGGACGCGAAGGTGACCACCTGGCTGCACCGGATCGTGGTGAACGCCTGTCTGGACCGGATCCGCCGCCGCCAGGTGCGCGCCGCCGATCCGCTGCCGGAGGACGAGGACCGCGCCGCCGAGTTGGCCGGACCCGCCGAGGACGACCCGGCCGAGGTCCGCGAGCGCCGGATGGACGTGCTGCACGCGCTGAAGCAGATCAACGAGGACCAGCGGGCAGCGCTGGTCCTGGTCGACATGGAGGGCTACTCGATCGAGGAGGCGGCAGCGATCCTCGACTGCGCCCCCGGCACGGTAAAGTCGCGCTGCGCGCGCGGTCGAGCCAAGCTGCTCCCGCTGCTGCGGCACTGGCAGACGTCCCGGGAGTCCGACGTACCGGACAAGTCCGCCGCGGAAGCGGTGGGAACCGAATGA
- the murJ gene encoding murein biosynthesis integral membrane protein MurJ, which translates to MADRTLRSAAVMAAGTVLSRLLGFIRIALLAAAIGTALRGDIFTAANTIPNSLYILLAGGVFNTVLVPQLVRAIKNHDDGGQDFTNRVLTFGFVVLAVVTVACVLLAPVIAELYLPKELHDPSRMTEKANMIMFVRLCLPQIFFYGAFVLVGQVLNARRRFGPMMWAPIANNIVACASIVVFLLVYRVGDNPATYSRGEELLLGLGHTVGIAVQLLVLLPYLKASGHTYRPKFGLRGTGLGHTARLGIWTVLFVAVNQVTLVVVTQLAIAGSATDDPGAKAGLFAYSTAMLIILVPHGIVTVSLATAALPQMSALAADGDTAEVGRLSARSIRQTLAIVVPAAAAMIAFAYPIVTIIAGYGSGKNNLTLMSYTLMTLALGIVPFTVQYFQLRTFYAFEDTRTPFFLQCVIAATNIAAALVGVRVVLDEEHLRFSGVMLGAAYAVAYLVAVLISRPVLRRKVPRVPGAGIGLPLLAMVIAAVAGAGAGRLVLWALRLAVDWSGPIGAVLELAVAAVVMLPVYAGVARVLRIHEVNDVVSMVTSKLPIRR; encoded by the coding sequence ATGGCTGACCGCACCCTGCGCTCCGCGGCGGTGATGGCAGCCGGAACGGTGCTGTCCCGCCTGCTCGGATTCATCCGGATCGCCCTGCTCGCGGCCGCCATCGGTACCGCGCTGCGCGGTGACATCTTCACCGCCGCGAACACGATTCCGAACAGCCTGTACATCCTCCTGGCCGGCGGCGTGTTCAACACCGTGCTGGTGCCGCAACTGGTGCGCGCGATCAAGAACCACGACGACGGCGGTCAGGACTTCACCAACCGGGTGCTCACGTTCGGGTTCGTCGTCCTCGCCGTCGTCACGGTGGCCTGCGTCCTGCTGGCGCCGGTGATCGCCGAGCTGTACCTCCCGAAGGAGCTGCACGACCCGTCGCGGATGACCGAGAAGGCGAACATGATCATGTTCGTCCGGCTCTGCCTGCCGCAGATCTTCTTCTACGGCGCCTTCGTGCTGGTCGGCCAGGTGCTGAACGCGCGGCGCCGGTTCGGCCCGATGATGTGGGCGCCGATCGCGAACAACATCGTCGCGTGCGCGTCGATCGTGGTCTTCCTGCTCGTTTACCGGGTCGGTGACAACCCCGCGACGTACAGCCGCGGCGAGGAGCTACTGCTCGGACTCGGCCACACGGTCGGTATCGCCGTCCAGCTGCTGGTGCTGCTGCCGTACCTGAAGGCGAGCGGGCACACCTACCGGCCGAAGTTCGGTCTCCGCGGTACCGGTCTGGGACACACTGCCCGATTGGGCATCTGGACCGTCCTGTTCGTCGCGGTGAACCAGGTGACCCTGGTCGTGGTCACCCAGCTCGCGATCGCGGGTAGCGCCACGGACGACCCGGGCGCGAAGGCCGGCCTGTTCGCGTACAGCACCGCGATGCTCATCATCCTGGTACCGCACGGGATCGTGACGGTCTCGCTGGCGACAGCGGCGCTGCCCCAGATGTCGGCGCTGGCGGCCGACGGCGACACCGCCGAGGTGGGCCGGCTGTCCGCGCGGTCGATCCGGCAGACGCTCGCGATCGTGGTCCCGGCGGCGGCCGCGATGATCGCCTTCGCCTACCCGATCGTGACGATCATCGCCGGGTACGGCTCCGGTAAGAACAACCTGACGCTGATGTCGTACACGCTGATGACGCTCGCGCTCGGGATCGTGCCGTTCACGGTGCAGTACTTCCAGCTGCGCACGTTCTACGCCTTCGAGGACACCCGTACGCCGTTCTTCCTGCAGTGCGTGATCGCGGCGACCAACATCGCGGCCGCCCTGGTCGGGGTGCGGGTGGTGCTCGACGAGGAGCACCTGCGCTTCAGCGGTGTGATGCTCGGCGCGGCGTACGCGGTGGCCTACCTGGTCGCCGTACTGATCTCCCGGCCGGTGCTGCGGCGGAAGGTGCCGCGGGTGCCGGGCGCCGGGATCGGGCTGCCGCTGCTCGCGATGGTGATCGCCGCGGTCGCGGGCGCCGGCGCGGGCCGCCTGGTGCTGTGGGCGCTGCGCCTTGCGGTCGACTGGTCCGGACCCATCGGAGCGGTCCTGGAACTCGCGGTGGCGGCCGTCGTGATGCTTCCGGTGTACGCCGGCGTGGCCCGGGTACTCCGTATCCACGAGGTGAACGACGTGGTGTCCATGGTCACATCGAAGTTGCCGATCCGCCGCTGA
- a CDS encoding DUF3379 domain-containing protein, protein MTDPGLPTSEHLEHLDTDTIADLIENLLPAPKAHRAREHVKACPECQQTYDALVQLSEDLAEEGRADIPIPTDVAEHLDAVIVSESVLRASTVGVHSLAQIREEPRRHLPKLLSAAAGVVLIAALGVGVVFATKDQANDGAAATDQNTPPTDTVTIGSKDIGSRTKKWLDNTPAILHGSDEEQSCARSFAAGRSNSNVRLVQPAKVDGKRATLIGLQGARPSEIQVFAVTGCSVAGGVAHEFYNVTVTLH, encoded by the coding sequence ATGACCGATCCCGGTCTGCCGACCAGTGAGCACCTCGAGCACCTGGACACGGACACGATCGCCGACCTGATCGAGAACCTGCTGCCTGCCCCCAAGGCGCATCGCGCTCGTGAGCATGTGAAGGCATGCCCGGAGTGCCAGCAGACGTACGACGCCTTGGTCCAACTGTCGGAGGATCTGGCCGAGGAGGGCCGCGCCGACATCCCGATCCCGACCGACGTCGCCGAGCACCTGGACGCGGTGATCGTGTCCGAGTCGGTACTGCGGGCCTCGACGGTCGGCGTGCACTCGCTGGCCCAGATCCGCGAGGAGCCGCGCCGGCACCTGCCGAAGCTGCTCAGCGCCGCGGCCGGTGTGGTGCTGATCGCCGCGCTCGGCGTCGGCGTGGTGTTCGCCACCAAGGACCAGGCGAACGACGGCGCCGCCGCGACCGACCAGAACACTCCGCCCACGGACACGGTGACGATCGGCAGCAAGGACATCGGCTCGCGGACGAAGAAGTGGCTCGACAACACGCCGGCGATCCTGCACGGGTCGGACGAGGAGCAGTCCTGCGCCCGGTCGTTCGCGGCCGGCCGCTCGAACTCCAACGTCCGGCTCGTCCAGCCCGCCAAGGTCGACGGCAAGCGGGCCACGCTCATCGGGCTCCAGGGGGCGCGGCCGAGCGAGATCCAGGTCTTCGCGGTCACGGGCTGTAGCGTCGCCGGTGGGGTCGCGCACGAGTTCTACAACGTCACGGTGACGCTGCACTGA